A stretch of Arcobacter sp. LA11 DNA encodes these proteins:
- a CDS encoding lipopolysaccharide assembly protein LapB, with protein MKLIIIILLFVSSLYAKKDFYYGFIDSTGNQISQKRTQAIADGFEIIKNIRVLAREGKIDEAYTQIKTFKEQNKIKILNSDIIILYSELALKKGSKRFILEASKELEKAINDSRIHENDLARAYMVLVELKLNINKAKDAKYFANIIINNFDNKVIKAYGRIYLAKVYRHQRDYRRATKILYEILTKTTDVLVATIVADELFDVYILDKKRDEAYELISKVLKKNMDYYASDSFLALKKVNRLTKAGMPEFAIEILEELLQRTDKPSSIEDFKFKLANTYMDMYDRTDTYLLKAKELYKDIINDFPEGIYFYKAKMYLDEILMRERKVKPSVLATKYKNSESMQQKVLLQELLNDKAEKKYEIILKSKKVYRKISNSIAKRFGYESVNLIFDEVNIDMIKNYLKIGKCFLLNKALKTSRNETLELLIKDEEIKFKFFECLIEVPYEKAYLLLKDTFNKSRDANIYLYLERMALALQKFNEAEGFSAKVDMVDNKEVLSKEFLYRFLLLSQKEDSVALDKYFNYAYKNQNFIANNSSNPVIIDFYYNYYLYLIKKDLLKDAKDILSKLYEKQNELNAHVYSPFVELELAKISQTNNENQKALDLLLNSIEYSRKIRPNDLAQTYYEIIKLYEEFDNNLKKDEFINKCKAIENTKDSLYKKMCDEM; from the coding sequence TTGAAATTAATAATAATAATATTGCTTTTTGTTTCTTCATTATATGCAAAGAAAGACTTTTATTATGGATTTATTGATTCAACAGGTAATCAAATATCTCAAAAAAGAACTCAAGCTATTGCAGATGGTTTTGAGATTATTAAAAATATCCGTGTCTTAGCCCGTGAAGGGAAAATTGATGAAGCTTATACTCAAATCAAAACATTTAAAGAACAAAATAAAATAAAAATATTAAATTCTGATATTATAATTTTATATTCAGAGTTAGCTTTAAAAAAAGGTTCCAAAAGATTTATTTTAGAGGCTTCTAAAGAATTAGAAAAGGCTATAAATGATTCAAGGATTCATGAAAATGATTTAGCTAGAGCTTATATGGTTTTAGTAGAATTAAAGTTAAATATAAATAAAGCAAAAGATGCAAAATATTTTGCAAATATTATAATTAATAACTTTGATAATAAGGTAATAAAAGCTTATGGACGAATATATCTTGCAAAGGTTTATAGGCATCAAAGAGATTATAGAAGAGCTACAAAAATTTTATATGAAATTCTTACTAAAACAACTGATGTTTTAGTTGCAACAATTGTAGCCGATGAGCTTTTTGATGTATATATCTTAGATAAAAAAAGAGATGAAGCATATGAATTAATATCAAAAGTATTAAAGAAAAATATGGACTATTATGCAAGTGATTCTTTTTTAGCTCTAAAAAAAGTTAATCGTCTTACAAAAGCAGGTATGCCTGAATTTGCTATAGAAATATTAGAAGAGTTATTACAAAGAACAGATAAACCTTCTTCAATAGAAGACTTTAAATTTAAACTAGCAAATACTTATATGGATATGTATGATAGAACAGATACTTATTTATTAAAAGCTAAAGAACTTTATAAAGATATTATAAATGATTTCCCTGAAGGGATATACTTTTATAAAGCAAAAATGTATTTAGATGAAATTTTAATGCGTGAAAGAAAAGTAAAACCTTCAGTTCTTGCTACAAAATATAAAAATTCAGAATCAATGCAACAGAAAGTTCTTTTACAAGAATTATTAAATGATAAAGCAGAAAAGAAATATGAGATTATTCTAAAATCTAAAAAAGTTTATAGGAAGATTTCTAATTCAATTGCAAAAAGATTTGGTTACGAGTCTGTTAATCTAATTTTTGATGAAGTTAATATTGATATGATAAAAAATTATCTAAAAATAGGAAAATGTTTTTTATTAAATAAAGCTTTGAAAACTTCAAGGAATGAAACTTTAGAGCTTTTAATTAAAGATGAAGAAATAAAGTTTAAATTTTTTGAATGTTTAATTGAAGTTCCTTATGAAAAGGCATATTTACTTTTAAAAGATACTTTTAATAAAAGTAGAGATGCAAATATATATTTATATTTAGAAAGAATGGCGTTAGCTTTACAAAAATTCAATGAAGCAGAAGGTTTCTCTGCAAAAGTTGATATGGTGGATAACAAAGAAGTTTTAAGTAAAGAATTTTTATATAGATTTTTATTGTTAAGTCAAAAAGAAGATTCAGTTGCATTGGATAAATACTTTAATTATGCATATAAAAATCAGAATTTTATTGCTAATAATAGTAGTAACCCTGTTATAATTGATTTTTATTACAACTATTATTTATATTTAATAAAAAAAGATCTATTAAAAGATGCAAAAGACATTTTAAGTAAGCTTTACGAAAAACAAAATGAATTAAATGCTCATGTTTATTCTCCTTTTGTGGAGTTAGAACTTGCAAAAATATCTCAGACAAATAATGAAAATCAAAAAGCATTAGATTTATTACTTAATTCTATAGAGTATTCAAGGAAAATAAGACCAAATGATTTAGCACAAACTTATTATGAAATAATTAAACTATATGAAGAGTTTGATAATAATCTTAAAAAAGATGAATTTATAAATAAATGTAAAGCAATTGAAAATACAAAAGATAGTTTATATAAAAAAATGTGTGATGAGATGTAA
- the flhB gene encoding flagellar biosynthesis protein FlhB, with product MAGDEDEKTEEPTDKKIEDAKKEGNVPKSMEVTGAATLFFGSLYLLFFSGHALDQIKKLMLYSFNFMGEEMTSHVFYSIGYTMVITVVTALMPLFILVLLLAFITNWSQFGFVITPLKIDLQKLDPIKGAKGIFGPKKALESLKLTLKLTIIVVVMFLLFIFTYKAFLSMMDTQLQATIYSIIELTGYFLAAILLIIIIFAIIDFYFTRHYYFKSLKMSKQEVKDEYKNMDGDPQVKGRIRKIQMQMAMKRMMSDVPDADVVITNPTHYAIAMKYDNQVDSAPKIVAKGIDFIALKIKDIARENDIPIIENPALARSIYSQIEIDQEIPNEFYKALAEIFSYVYELKKKKR from the coding sequence ATGGCTGGTGATGAAGATGAGAAAACCGAAGAACCTACCGATAAAAAAATAGAAGATGCTAAAAAGGAAGGTAATGTTCCTAAATCTATGGAAGTTACAGGTGCTGCTACTTTATTTTTTGGGTCATTATACTTATTATTTTTTTCAGGACATGCTCTTGATCAAATAAAAAAACTAATGCTTTATTCTTTTAACTTTATGGGCGAAGAAATGACTTCGCATGTTTTTTATAGTATTGGCTATACAATGGTAATTACTGTAGTAACTGCATTAATGCCACTTTTTATATTAGTTTTACTGTTAGCTTTTATTACTAATTGGTCTCAATTTGGTTTTGTTATAACTCCATTAAAAATAGATTTACAAAAGCTTGATCCCATTAAAGGTGCAAAGGGTATATTTGGCCCTAAGAAAGCCTTAGAGTCTTTAAAACTTACTTTGAAGCTCACTATTATTGTAGTTGTAATGTTTTTACTTTTTATATTTACATACAAAGCTTTTTTATCTATGATGGATACTCAATTACAAGCTACAATTTACTCGATAATCGAGCTTACTGGTTATTTTTTAGCAGCCATATTACTTATTATAATTATTTTTGCTATAATAGATTTTTATTTTACAAGGCATTATTATTTTAAATCTCTTAAAATGAGTAAACAAGAGGTTAAAGATGAATATAAGAATATGGATGGTGACCCTCAAGTAAAAGGTCGAATTCGTAAAATTCAAATGCAAATGGCAATGAAAAGAATGATGTCTGATGTTCCTGATGCAGATGTTGTGATTACAAATCCTACTCATTATGCAATTGCGATGAAATATGATAATCAAGTTGATTCTGCACCAAAAATTGTTGCAAAAGGAATTGATTTTATTGCCTTAAAAATAAAAGATATAGCAAGAGAAAATGATATACCAATTATAGAGAATCCTGCATTAGCAAGGTCTATATACTCTCAAATTGAGATAGACCAGGAAATACCTAATGAGTTTTATAAAGCTTTAGCAGAGATATTTTCTTATGTATATGAATTAAAGAAAAAAAAGAGGTAA